TTTGAGCAGAACCCGTGATCCGGGACGAACCTTGATACTCTTCCCGCCATTGTTGATAGATTTGGTTAGCTTGCGGAGTATTATTTGTGCCGCTAAAAGTCACCACCTTACCCAAGTAGCCATTGCTTTCTAAAAACTGGGCTAGGTACTGCTGAGTGCGCATCGACTCGGTAAAGATGATGACTTTTTTCGCCGCGCCCATTTCAGCCAATTGTGCAAAGCCTTTTTCTAACCCAATCAGTAACTCTTTTGACTTGGTATCAATGCCAATGAGTTCGGCTTTAGTAATCAGCAGCTCTAACTCAGCAATATCAGCCTGTAGCATGGCATGATCAAGCGGCTTATTCACTTGAGCTTCCGATGCACTATCAAACTCCTCAACAAAATCGTCTTCTAGATCATCGTCAGTGATAATCTGTTGAACAATGTCGATTTCGCTTACATCTGCCTCGCCTTTAGCCAGCTTTTCCAAACGGTACTTTAGGATTTGCAAATTGTTCAAGACCGCCTTGGTACTCGACGACAGGAGCTTTCTCAGAATCAAGCCTGTTAAGTGCCTATGCCGCTTTGGTAAGGCGTAGCTATCTTCACGTTCGAGTAGTAGCTGAACGCGGTCATACAAGTCTTGTTCTTGCTCACTAGGATAAAACGGGATTGTGATTGCTTTACGTTCTGTGTATTTGATGTACTCGAGTACGTTTTTGCGCAGTGTGCGTTTTACAAATCCCGATAGACGTTCTTTTAACTCTAACGTGTCACTATCAGCTTGCATAAACTGCTTTCGAAACGCTTTTGGATCACCAAATGTATGCTCGTCGATTAATGTCGATATGCCATACAGTTCCATCAAAGAGTTTTGTAGCGGTGTAGCTGTGAGCAACAACTTTTTACAACCATCTAAAGCACGTTTGAGCGCCTGGCCCATTTTGTTGCTTTCGCGATGCGCATTTCTTAACTTGTGGGCTTCATCAATAACCACCAGGTCCCACATCTCAGCCACCAGCTTGTCTTCTAACCTTGCTGCATAGTGGTAAGACATAATGACGATTTGCTTGTTATTGAGTGGGTTATATATACCCTCTTTTTGCAGCTGATTATAAGTTTTTGCATCAATCACTTGCGATGGCAGGTTGAACTTTTCCAACAGTTCACTGGCCCACTGACGTCTCAATGACGCTGGGCAAATAATCAGCAGCTTGCGTTTACGTTCAGCCCAATATTGGCAAAGCACCAACCCTGCCTCAATCGTTTTCCCCAAACCGACTTCATCAGCTAGCACCACACCTTTACTTAGTGGGTTTTCAATTGCAAAAAGCGCCGCTTCAATTTGGTGGGGGTTTAGGTCAACACTTGCGTCAAACAACGACTGCGACAACCTATCAACACCGTTGTTGGCATGAAAAATAGAAAGCTCATGAGCGAAGTATTTTGCATGGTATGGCGTGATATTGTTAAGCATTCTTTAAGCTCTCTATCCACTTTTCTAAGCGACTTTCTTGAAGCGCTAGGAGCCACTAGCTTTAAAGTTTAGTAGCTTACCTTCGCTTGCTAATTTGTATGCCGTTCTCCGCCAAATCGAGGTAGAAAAACGCCACCTAAAGATAAATAATACTTACAAATCAATAACTTAAGACCAATCAGCCTTGCTCGTCAGATTTGATGATGGGAGAATATGAGAAAATTAGGGAGTGGACAATGATCTAGGTAAAGTTATGAGACTTAATGCTTATTATTTGTGCCACCCTAAATGCGGGCGGTAATGGCAATATAGAAATCTGTGCCTTAGAAAAGTACGCAAATGGAAAACCAATCAAGGTAGTCTCGCAGCGCTTAAGTGAGAAAGAGAAAAATGAACTGCTTAGTAAAGCAGAACAATTGAGCAAGAAAGCTAATAAATATGGGGTGTTAGCCAATAACTGTGAGCACTTAGTCTCTAAAGTGCTACACGGCGAATCCTCAAGTGAACAACTACAAGGTGCAGTTGTAGGTTTGCTTTTTGCTCACTGCAGCCAATCGAAGAACTCTTTGCTGCCTATTCTAGCTGGTGGTTTTATCGGGTGTAAGACTGTCAATTCAACTCGTAAATACGATTGCGTAGTATAAAAGGAAGGAATGGGGCATATAAAGCCCCACTCCTTAACTAAGCAGAATTTGAAAGCACTCATCTAAATAATTGACATTTTTAGGTAAGTAGATCCGATTAAATCGGCTTGACTGATCAATCTATTGAAGCACCAGATACCTCTACATGTTCATGTACGCGTTCAGGCAGTTTCTCAGTACTAAATAAGACCAGTCGTTGCCCGGCTCGAGTCATTGATACATAAAGTTTTCTAAGAGATTCTTTTTGAGCAAGCTCTCTTTCAGCATCATCTAAATCAATATTTTTGGCTTGATTCATTACCCTACCCGCCCCAAGAACGAATGTCACTCCTGATTCCATTCCTGTACAGCTGTTGATACTCATAAGACGAATTTTACCACCAATATTATCTTTAATGTCTTTCCAGTCATTGCAGTTAACCACCGTTCCTTTACCTATGATGTTCTCAATATCGTATTTAAGGTCCCAGGGACTATAGCTTTTACTGCAAAGCACCATGACTTGCTGAAGAGGTATATCGCCGGATCTACAACATTCACTTAATTCATTTAAAAAACGTGTCTTTTCATCTTGAAGAGTATGACTATAGATTAACTGAGGTTTTACACCTCTCTCCATTCTTTCTAAATCAGGCTTTACGAAATCATCAGCGTCTTCTTCAAGATCTTCGATCAAGGCATTCGCAGCAATCATAATTTCATAAGTGGTACGATATGAATAATTGAGCCGTTTTGTTCGCCCTCGAACATTGAAGCCAACACTTTTCCAGCTCAACCGGCTCTTTAGAAAGCCTTGGTTAGGGTCTGCACACAGAAATATTGCACCGTTTGAAATTAACGACATCTTAACTAGCTGGAGCCAAGAAGGCGTAAAGAACTGAGCTTCATCGACCAAAATATGATCAAACTTTTCCAACCCATTGGAATCTTCGCGTAAAGCTAAGTCCTTAATATAAAGGCTTGGAAGATACCCATTAGGACTGGACATTGTCTGAACTACCATCTCGTAGAGCTTCCAAATATGCACACGCTGCGACTTTTGAAGAGCAAAGCCTCTGCCTTGACGTTCATACTCTAAATATTCATCTTCATCTTTTATCATATACTCATTGATGTACTCTAACTCAGACCAGATCTGCCCATCCGTTAACTTCAATTGAGTGTAGCTCTCATTGGTAGCACAAAGAATTTGGGCACGAAGGGGCTCTACAACTTTGTCTTCAAATAATGGGGTGAGCCTCCAATTGTTTGTAACTTTCTTCTGTTGATTAAGAGCAAATTGATGAAATGTTTTGATTTTCAGGTTCGAAGGGGCGCCACCTAACCACTCTTCAAATCTATGCTTAATATCTGAAATGATCGGTTTGTTATGAATAACAAGTAATGCTTTCTTATCTGGATGCTTTTTACAAAATGCTATAGCACGATTTATCAAGATCAATGTTTTCCCACTACCAGCAACGCCATTAATGAGCCTTACTGAGAAATCATCTTGACCATCTTCGCCAGAGTCAGCTTGTTCAAGCATGTCATAACGAGTTGCCAATTCTTGATCATAATCTAAGAAAAACTGTTGCAGACTGGCTGTATTCTCCACTCTTGAAACGTTCCTCCTCGTCGTACATTGAGAATGGATTGCTGACTCAGGGAAAAGTGTCTTTTTTACCCAGTAGTATTGTTCAAGCGGAGATTCAGTCAAAAGGTCAATAATTTTCTTCTCACCGTCTAAGTAAAAGCCCTTTTGGTCGAGAACATGAATGAATCTATCAGCCTGTTCTTCGCTTGTTGCCTTGTGTTTCAAATTCTCTTCAACTACAGCAAGGTACTTGATGGGGTTATATCCCATAGACTGTAAAGCTGAATTGAACCTTCTCCATTTAGCAAGCTCCGTTTCACTTGGCAGTTTTTCGTGCCAACCAATCATCAACCAGCTTTTACAAGGCCCTTCCAATACGATTGGTGCAATTTTTGATTCATCCAGTAATGGTTCCCGGACAATGAATTCATCTGACAATCTACTGAAAACTTTTTTAAAATGCCTTCTAACCTTACGATCTAAGCCCGTAATTGATTCCATCTGTGCCATAACATTTCCTAATTATTATATTTGTATCCTGAGTTAATCAAAGAACGATATTCTTCAACTCTTTTAAGTAAGCTCTCGTCATTTGACCCTTGGAGAAAAGAACTGGAGATCTCAGGGCCAACTAATATCAGTTTTGTTTGTGGACGAGTGATCGCTACATTTAAGCGTTCAGCTTGAAAAAAGAATTCAGCGATAGCACTTATATACTGAGGATCGGTAGAACAAAGAGATATAATGATCATTTCTCTTTCCTGCCCCTGCATTCTTTCAACGGTATCAGTAACAATTGCCTCTGACGAAAAAATACCTTTCCTATCTGCTAATCGAGATTTCAAAGCTTTAGCATGGCTCCTAAATGGTGTTACTACACCTATCTCACTAGCACTCAACCCTGATTTAACCGCAGTTTCAATGAGTTCAACTACAAGTTCGGCTTCAGGTCTATTAACATTTCTTGCATTTGTTGCAGGAGACTTAATAAACACAAAGGGAGATTCAGTAGATAAGATTTCTGCAAACTTTTGAGGCTGGTTAGGTAAATTGAAAGTACGTGTTGCATTGGGACCAGCCGAAACTAAACGCCCAGAATAATAAATTTGGCTAGGCCAGCTAGATAGAGCGTGACACATACGGTATGTTTGGCTAAGCATCACAGAAACATCAGGGTTTCCAGATATCATCCGAGAAAAGATTGAACATTCATCCAGAATAGAAGCCGAAAGTACTACTGGAGGTAATTGCTTGTGGTCACCAACAAATATAAATCGCTTCGCCTTTCTCATTGCCATAATTGCTAGTGGAAGAGTGATTTGACTTGCTTCATCGAAAATGACTGTATCAAAGTCGTATTTATCTAACCTATCAGTACACGTTGCAAAAGGAGTAGCACCAATGACATACCCAGAATCCGGTTTATCCTCCCAATCATCGCCAAGTTCAAAATGCTTAACGCTATTATCAAGGCCCTTAGTACAACCTTTTGCTCCAACTTTGATCACTGGAACGTTTTCAGCAGCGATCTTATTAAGGGCATTGTTTATCGCCATGTGGGTATGTGACGTCATAAACACTCGTTGGCCTTTTTTTACCAATAGCTTTGCAATCAGACTGATTACTTTCGTTTTTCCAGTCCCGGGAGGCCCTTGTATACAAGCTAGGTATTTAGCAGCAACAGCTTTACCTACAGCATCCGCTTGATGTTCATTTAAACCACACTCTTCGGCAAAATCAGCAGCTTCATCATAATCATCTTCAAAAATAAAACCGGTATCCAACTTATCTGCCAGCAACGGTAATACTATTTTCCTGCCTTGCTTGGACTCGGCTATTTCATCCAATGCTTTATCATAAAATGGTTTTAGATCCATCGTATCTGGATCAGCATAACAACCGGAAATAATCTCCCGAAGCACTTCATCATCTACTGCCTGAACTCGAACCAACCATTCATCTTCATTTTCTGCTTCGATAGTACCTTGCGATACATGCTTCTTTTTACATGGCTCACCTAAATGAAGGCATATCATGTCCCCTTCACGAAATCTAGACTCATTTTTCCCCAAAGTAATAAGCAGGTGATTTTTACCTTCTTTTCGGACATGACGAATTTGTTGAGACTCACCCTTTGTCAGTTTCTGGCTGATCGGTTTCTCCCAGACTTCATACAGCTTTTCATAGTTTGCTCTATGTTCATCTTCAACAAATTTTCTCAAATCAGTTAGAACACTTCGTAATTCCATTTGTTTAACTCAAAGTAATTTAAACCAAACCTTTCATCTGAAAGGAAAATAAATCCAATAACAACAGTAAGTTAAGAACAACATTACATATAGAACGTTCATAACGTCAAACAGAGTAGTATGAAAGTGTTATATGAAACAGGTTTAATCAAAGTAAGCTGAGGTTTACCCTGTTTTTATCCTCACCTATTCCTCTTAAGTTTTAGTCCTTCCCTCAACAGCCGAGGAAAATAACTAAGCATCAAATCAAAATACTCAGAACCAAAAAACCCCAGCATTGCTGCTGAGGCTTCATCTTAATTATTCAACCTTTTGGGCTTTGAACGCTCGCTCAAGCTTTTTGTATCTGGTTGCGGGTTAATTGACTTCTTCTCGAACACATAAAGCCGCTAAATCGATCCAATCTGCATCTTCGTACCCGGTGCCACTGATTTCCATGCTTCTTGACTTATGCTCGCCATCTAAACTTGCTCGGTCTGAGCTCCAATAACGATAGGTCGTAGAAGGCCAACCGAATTGAGCTTCTATGCTACCCCCTGCCATCTGATCCAATTGATCAAGTTCAGAGAGGGTCGGCAGACGGTACCCATGCTGTTGACAATATTTTTCAGCTTCTGACCAAGTATACGATTGCCAGTATTGTCCATTTTCAAGATAGCCACTGCGCTGCATATCAAGCTCATCATCACTGATCACTTCAGGTTTTAAGAAGGTAATTGGATGTTGATCCCCCCTACCACCGGAAACGGAATCAAAGATATCCACAACGGTTAAGGTTATGCTTTGAGAAGAGTCCACTGTGTCTTTCGATGCTGTAATCACAGAGGTAGTCCCAGCTTTACCCACGGCTTTAAATTCATTCTTGCCGACTAATTTAAAATTACTTTCTGAAAGATCAAAGGTCACATCATCGGTAATATCTTCAGAGTAACCTTCATCTGCCCCCTCGCCACTAAAGGTCCCTTTTGCTCGGATTTTTCGTGACTGTAAAGTAGGGACATCAGGTGAATAGTGTTGAACTTTTATGTCAATACTCTTAAGCACACCACCTGCAACCACTAAGGTCTCTGGATTGCTGTAAAGCGTTTCACCTGAGGCAGAAGAGATGTATGCTTGAATTTGTGATGTGTTACCTTCCGCCCCTTCAGCTTTAAACTTGTAAGCTTGTTCTGAATCAGGTTTAAAGATATCTTCCTTAGAGCTGCTCCATTGAACGAGCTCCGTGACATCCTCATCAAAGCTGCCTTCATCTCCCTGATAGGATGCGATGGCTTTAAATGCTCGACTGTATTGCTTAGGCACTTTATTTGACGTGCCTGTATCCATACTGATATTAATACCGTTTAATATCGCTTCAGAGACAGAAAGTTCTAGAGTATTACTTAAAATGCCCGGGTATTCTGCCAACGATGCGCTAATCCCTGCCGTTGCGCCTGTTTTAGCCGCATCCTGAGTCGCGACAAAGTGATTATCCATCTTCGGGTTGGTGAATACATCGTTATCATTAGAAGACCAGCTTACCGAATCCGTAATATCAACGAGGAATTTGCCCGTCGAGCTTTTATTGATGTCGCCTTTAAATATGCCAGTTGCAATAAGATCACGAGCTTGTCCTCGTGGTACTTCGTCAAGCTGATCATCAGCAAGTGTCACATCAATCCCGATTAAGATGGCGGGTGAAATGGTTAACTGATGTTTAAGGCTCGTCAGGTGTTCAAAACTTACCTGGAGTGACACGGTTTCACCAATGCTACCAACGGCATGAAAGCGGTTCGCTTGTGTTGATGATTGTTCAAAAGCGTCACCTTCACTGTGCCAATTGACAAGTTCGGTGGCTTCTCTGGTTACGTTATTGCTCCATTTAATATATGCA
This window of the Vibrio azureus genome carries:
- a CDS encoding SNF2-related protein, which encodes MLNNITPYHAKYFAHELSIFHANNGVDRLSQSLFDASVDLNPHQIEAALFAIENPLSKGVVLADEVGLGKTIEAGLVLCQYWAERKRKLLIICPASLRRQWASELLEKFNLPSQVIDAKTYNQLQKEGIYNPLNNKQIVIMSYHYAARLEDKLVAEMWDLVVIDEAHKLRNAHRESNKMGQALKRALDGCKKLLLTATPLQNSLMELYGISTLIDEHTFGDPKAFRKQFMQADSDTLELKERLSGFVKRTLRKNVLEYIKYTERKAITIPFYPSEQEQDLYDRVQLLLEREDSYALPKRHRHLTGLILRKLLSSSTKAVLNNLQILKYRLEKLAKGEADVSEIDIVQQIITDDDLEDDFVEEFDSASEAQVNKPLDHAMLQADIAELELLITKAELIGIDTKSKELLIGLEKGFAQLAEMGAAKKVIIFTESMRTQQYLAQFLESNGYLGKVVTFSGTNNTPQANQIYQQWREEYQGSSRITGSAQIDKRSALIDHFKDHAEIMIATEAAAEGVNLQFCSLLINYDLPWNPQRVEQRIGRCHRYGQKFDVVVVNFLNQRNQADQRVLELLTEKFNLFDGVFGASDSVLGSIESGVDFEKRIQSIYESCRTPIEIETAFSSLQKELEVEISNKMQKTQAQLLEHFDEDIHDILKIKLDEAKERLDKVGRWFWAVTHQQLKEQAIFDHDNYRFSLQKPVNQLPVGQYQLLRKAGQGDSELQAQDNHSFAYRINHPLGEYVIDAAKSQLTTSAELVFDYTNHATKVSVAEKLKGQSGWLTLNMLAVDAFNRQEFLLFTARTDNGQLVDSEDCKRLLSLGATVNNTLDGADVHTLPVDLAAQKNRQVEAKLAEVMDQNNALFEVEKDKLEKWAEDKMFAAEEALRDTKAQIKSVKRDSRHALTIEEQKLYQEKLQRLERQQKRQRMEIFDVEDEIADKRDELIAALEARMKQKTEVTELFTIRWQVI
- a CDS encoding lecithin retinol acyltransferase family protein; this translates as MLIICATLNAGGNGNIEICALEKYANGKPIKVVSQRLSEKEKNELLSKAEQLSKKANKYGVLANNCEHLVSKVLHGESSSEQLQGAVVGLLFAHCSQSKNSLLPILAGGFIGCKTVNSTRKYDCVV
- a CDS encoding AAA domain-containing protein, whose product is MELRSVLTDLRKFVEDEHRANYEKLYEVWEKPISQKLTKGESQQIRHVRKEGKNHLLITLGKNESRFREGDMICLHLGEPCKKKHVSQGTIEAENEDEWLVRVQAVDDEVLREIISGCYADPDTMDLKPFYDKALDEIAESKQGRKIVLPLLADKLDTGFIFEDDYDEAADFAEECGLNEHQADAVGKAVAAKYLACIQGPPGTGKTKVISLIAKLLVKKGQRVFMTSHTHMAINNALNKIAAENVPVIKVGAKGCTKGLDNSVKHFELGDDWEDKPDSGYVIGATPFATCTDRLDKYDFDTVIFDEASQITLPLAIMAMRKAKRFIFVGDHKQLPPVVLSASILDECSIFSRMISGNPDVSVMLSQTYRMCHALSSWPSQIYYSGRLVSAGPNATRTFNLPNQPQKFAEILSTESPFVFIKSPATNARNVNRPEAELVVELIETAVKSGLSASEIGVVTPFRSHAKALKSRLADRKGIFSSEAIVTDTVERMQGQEREMIIISLCSTDPQYISAIAEFFFQAERLNVAITRPQTKLILVGPEISSSFLQGSNDESLLKRVEEYRSLINSGYKYNN
- a CDS encoding adhesion domain-containing protein gives rise to the protein MKTQKNRYLLWVTLISMILTGCGGGGGGKSNDTPSPSPLPVAVSLNIELASSPPLDPNLVVGEVRADKKLSYKAFATYDDGFQAEVTNKVQWRSGNPKVATVNSSGDVHTLSFGVAEISASLNTDLVAQQTLTVVEPLSLLIQPSAHRFDQQDSQTYDVPQGLEVGFIAYIKWSNNVTREATELVNWHSEGDAFEQSSTQANRFHAVGSIGETVSLQVSFEHLTSLKHQLTISPAILIGIDVTLADDQLDEVPRGQARDLIATGIFKGDINKSSTGKFLVDITDSVSWSSNDNDVFTNPKMDNHFVATQDAAKTGATAGISASLAEYPGILSNTLELSVSEAILNGINISMDTGTSNKVPKQYSRAFKAIASYQGDEGSFDEDVTELVQWSSSKEDIFKPDSEQAYKFKAEGAEGNTSQIQAYISSASGETLYSNPETLVVAGGVLKSIDIKVQHYSPDVPTLQSRKIRAKGTFSGEGADEGYSEDITDDVTFDLSESNFKLVGKNEFKAVGKAGTTSVITASKDTVDSSQSITLTVVDIFDSVSGGRGDQHPITFLKPEVISDDELDMQRSGYLENGQYWQSYTWSEAEKYCQQHGYRLPTLSELDQLDQMAGGSIEAQFGWPSTTYRYWSSDRASLDGEHKSRSMEISGTGYEDADWIDLAALCVREEVN
- a CDS encoding UvrD-helicase domain-containing protein encodes the protein MAQMESITGLDRKVRRHFKKVFSRLSDEFIVREPLLDESKIAPIVLEGPCKSWLMIGWHEKLPSETELAKWRRFNSALQSMGYNPIKYLAVVEENLKHKATSEEQADRFIHVLDQKGFYLDGEKKIIDLLTESPLEQYYWVKKTLFPESAIHSQCTTRRNVSRVENTASLQQFFLDYDQELATRYDMLEQADSGEDGQDDFSVRLINGVAGSGKTLILINRAIAFCKKHPDKKALLVIHNKPIISDIKHRFEEWLGGAPSNLKIKTFHQFALNQQKKVTNNWRLTPLFEDKVVEPLRAQILCATNESYTQLKLTDGQIWSELEYINEYMIKDEDEYLEYERQGRGFALQKSQRVHIWKLYEMVVQTMSSPNGYLPSLYIKDLALREDSNGLEKFDHILVDEAQFFTPSWLQLVKMSLISNGAIFLCADPNQGFLKSRLSWKSVGFNVRGRTKRLNYSYRTTYEIMIAANALIEDLEEDADDFVKPDLERMERGVKPQLIYSHTLQDEKTRFLNELSECCRSGDIPLQQVMVLCSKSYSPWDLKYDIENIIGKGTVVNCNDWKDIKDNIGGKIRLMSINSCTGMESGVTFVLGAGRVMNQAKNIDLDDAERELAQKESLRKLYVSMTRAGQRLVLFSTEKLPERVHEHVEVSGASID